Proteins from one Ktedonobacterales bacterium genomic window:
- a CDS encoding glycosyltransferase family 9 protein, which translates to MARRCLLLLALAIGFARNGFRSARVRERPRGARVRESGGSPRASAASENAETQFPQGLPPAGDRKRPPPQARVREVRRVVLIRPDHLGDMLFTTPALSELRRALPDAHITYLIGPWFREIVARNPSLDEIQTCAFPGFRRETQGALEPYRLLWRLARELRRGRYDLAIVLRPDFWWGVWLIYLAGIPLRLGYAADLQTPFLTWALPLRAGEHAVRQNLRLVRAAALLAKDGSGSSTTTRKLSAEQVAQLDQLDNVAPVQGQPPLEFAPTDEERAWVQKRLAQADMSGRDRLVVIHPGTGAPVKLWGTTSWARVADALARAHGLRIVLTGSAGEREQVEGIRAQMRQPALTLIGETDVGRLAALLARADLALGVDNGPLHLATAQGTPTVRLYGPTDPRVFAPWGEPRLHKIVQAQQPCAGCAAIPCGRLDWSPEELPAHPCVRSLSVEEVLAAAEALLNQRMAKQEEKA; encoded by the coding sequence TTGGCGCGCAGATGCCTGCTGCTGCTGGCGCTGGCTATCGGCTTCGCGCGCAACGGGTTCAGGTCGGCGCGGGTGCGCGAGCGACCAAGGGGAGCGAGAGTGCGGGAATCCGGTGGCAGCCCGCGAGCGAGCGCAGCGAGCGAGAATGCGGAAACCCAGTTTCCGCAAGGGCTGCCCCCCGCAGGGGACCGCAAGCGCCCGCCGCCGCAGGCGCGGGTGCGCGAGGTTCGGCGAGTAGTGTTGATACGCCCCGATCACCTGGGCGATATGCTCTTTACGACGCCCGCCCTGTCCGAACTGCGGCGCGCTTTGCCGGACGCGCATATTACCTATCTGATTGGTCCCTGGTTTCGTGAGATTGTGGCGCGTAACCCCTCTCTCGATGAGATACAGACCTGCGCTTTTCCGGGCTTTCGCCGCGAGACGCAGGGCGCGCTGGAGCCATACCGGCTGCTGTGGCGGCTGGCGCGAGAGTTGCGTAGAGGGCGCTATGACCTGGCAATAGTCCTGCGTCCCGATTTCTGGTGGGGCGTCTGGCTGATCTATCTGGCAGGGATTCCGCTGCGCCTGGGCTATGCCGCTGATTTGCAAACGCCCTTCCTGACCTGGGCGCTGCCGCTGCGCGCTGGCGAACATGCCGTCAGGCAAAATCTGCGGCTGGTTCGGGCAGCGGCGCTCCTGGCAAAAGATGGGTCTGGCAGCAGCACGACGACAAGGAAATTATCGGCTGAGCAGGTAGCCCAATTAGATCAATTAGATAACGTGGCCCCCGTTCAGGGGCAGCCGCCGCTGGAGTTTGCGCCCACCGATGAGGAGCGCGCCTGGGTACAGAAGCGGCTGGCGCAGGCAGATATGAGCGGGCGCGACAGGTTGGTAGTCATTCATCCAGGGACGGGCGCGCCGGTAAAGCTCTGGGGGACAACTTCCTGGGCGCGTGTGGCCGATGCCCTGGCCCGCGCGCATGGCCTTCGTATTGTGCTGACAGGCAGCGCAGGCGAGCGCGAGCAGGTGGAGGGCATCAGGGCGCAGATGAGGCAGCCCGCGCTGACGTTGATCGGCGAGACCGATGTTGGCAGGCTCGCGGCGCTGCTGGCGCGGGCCGACCTGGCTCTGGGCGTGGATAACGGGCCGCTGCATCTGGCGACGGCGCAGGGCACACCGACGGTGCGCCTCTATGGCCCGACGGACCCGCGCGTCTTTGCGCCCTGGGGCGAACCCAGGCTGCATAAGATCGTGCAGGCGCAGCAGCCCTGCGCCGGATGCGCGGCTATTCCCTGCGGGCGTCTTGATTGGTCGCCAGAAGAGTTACCCGCGCATCCCTGTGTCCGTTCTCTCTCTGTTGAAGAGGTCTTAGCGGCGGCTGAGGCGCTGTTGAATCAACGCATGGCAAAGCAAGAAGAAAAAGCCTGA
- the waaF gene encoding lipopolysaccharide heptosyltransferase II produces the protein MGMVGYDIRPSFLRRTRTLLIHRLIKPALQRAIYYGLGTVGLVSRLGRLGRVMPPLTPATFAPKRILLIRTDLMGDVILSLPAAHALRRAYPAAQIDMLILPPNIGVIKYDPAIARIVTYDPNIWRRPNAFLTAGSYRAFLGLLRDLRAAQYDLCLSLAGDWASVFAFFSKARRRLGYRDEAYPFFMTDPVPGGRYRVRQHEVEYIAGLARAAGAVIEEGQRAPALVVSEQARADVKALLAANGVQEGDLLIAAHAGATNGLAKRWPIPHWATLADQLMTQLGAKVVLTGAASDAEITAAIAARMQQAPLDLTGKTTIPQLAALLARCDLVISGDSGPLHMAGAVGSPVVAIHGPTDPVLSGPAGKEATVLRLGIWCSPCYDASYWAECRFFNPVCMKAITPDQALAAARARLGRSARTNDQAAITQQT, from the coding sequence ATGGGTATGGTTGGGTATGATATACGGCCCTCGTTTCTGCGGCGAACACGGACACTGCTGATTCATCGTCTCATCAAGCCCGCGCTTCAGCGAGCGATCTATTATGGTCTGGGGACGGTTGGCCTGGTCTCGCGCCTGGGCCGCCTGGGACGGGTGATGCCGCCGCTGACGCCTGCGACGTTTGCCCCCAAACGGATTTTGCTGATTCGCACAGACCTGATGGGCGACGTGATTCTCTCGCTGCCAGCGGCGCACGCGCTGCGCCGCGCTTATCCGGCGGCGCAGATTGATATGCTGATCCTGCCGCCGAATATCGGGGTGATCAAGTATGATCCGGCCATTGCGCGTATCGTGACCTATGATCCTAATATCTGGCGTCGCCCCAACGCATTCCTGACTGCTGGCAGTTATCGCGCGTTCCTGGGCTTGCTGCGCGATCTGCGCGCCGCGCAGTATGATTTGTGTCTGAGCCTGGCCGGAGATTGGGCGAGCGTCTTCGCCTTTTTCAGCAAGGCGCGGCGGCGCTTGGGCTATCGAGATGAGGCGTACCCCTTCTTCATGACCGATCCTGTGCCGGGGGGGCGCTATCGCGTTCGCCAGCATGAGGTGGAGTATATCGCCGGGCTGGCGCGGGCAGCAGGCGCCGTCATTGAGGAAGGGCAGCGCGCGCCCGCGCTGGTGGTCAGCGAGCAGGCCAGAGCGGATGTCAAGGCGCTCCTGGCGGCCAACGGCGTGCAGGAGGGCGATCTGCTCATCGCCGCGCATGCCGGGGCGACGAATGGGCTGGCGAAACGCTGGCCGATTCCCCACTGGGCGACGCTGGCCGACCAACTGATGACACAGCTTGGGGCGAAGGTGGTCCTGACGGGAGCCGCCAGCGACGCCGAGATTACCGCAGCCATAGCGGCGCGCATGCAGCAGGCACCGCTGGATCTCACCGGCAAGACGACGATCCCGCAGCTTGCCGCGCTGCTGGCGCGCTGTGATCTGGTGATCAGCGGCGACAGCGGCCCCTTGCATATGGCTGGAGCGGTGGGATCGCCGGTAGTTGCCATTCATGGCCCGACGGACCCCGTTCTCAGCGGGCCAGCGGGCAAAGAAGCGACGGTGCTGCGGTTGGGCATCTGGTGCAGCCCCTGCTACGACGCCAGCTATTGGGCGGAGTGTCGCTTCTTCAACCCTGTCTGTATGAAGGCGATTACGCCCGATCAGGCGCTGGCAGCGGCGCGCGCTCGCCTGGGGCGATCAGCCCGAACAAACGATCAGGCTGCTATAACGCAGCAAACATAG
- a CDS encoding glycosyltransferase family 1 protein — MNIAFDLVAVERLDDGMYTASLALLQGLQKVPTDHRYLLLTGRPGRYAHFARDKRFEIVHAPIPILQRDAVLLEHQVLEPLTLRRLRPDVLHSPGLASPLLWRGPVVLTLHDVAFLALPEQMSRASLYYWRYVALPSARRAARIVTVSQHARQEIARELHLPLERIEMVYNSIDDQFKASVAPERIVQARERYHLSEQYILFVSTLHARKNVSALIRAFGRLASELPDFQLVLVGGISGASAEIVRDAEQSPAAARIRMTGRVADEDLPALYAGARVFALPSKHEGFGLTMIEAMACGTPVVANNASCLPEVAGDAALLVDADDTEAFAAALRRAVEDEPLRRELVARGFQRAAQFRPEVCAGQMLAVYEQVAGQRAKQDRSFTHP; from the coding sequence ATGAATATCGCCTTTGATCTGGTGGCAGTTGAGCGGCTGGATGATGGCATGTATACAGCGAGCCTGGCGCTCTTACAGGGTCTGCAAAAAGTGCCTACCGATCACCGCTATCTGCTGCTGACGGGCCGTCCGGGGCGCTATGCGCACTTTGCCAGGGATAAGCGCTTTGAGATCGTCCACGCGCCCATCCCGATCTTACAGCGCGACGCGGTCTTGCTGGAGCATCAGGTGTTGGAGCCGCTGACGCTGCGGCGTTTGCGCCCGGATGTGCTGCATAGCCCTGGCCTGGCAAGCCCGCTGCTCTGGCGTGGGCCGGTAGTGCTGACGCTGCATGATGTGGCTTTTCTCGCTCTGCCGGAGCAGATGTCGCGGGCCAGCCTCTATTACTGGCGCTATGTAGCCTTGCCCAGCGCCCGACGAGCAGCGCGCATCGTGACCGTCTCACAGCATGCCCGCCAGGAGATTGCTCGAGAACTGCATCTGCCGCTTGAGCGCATCGAGATGGTCTATAACAGCATTGACGATCAATTCAAGGCTTCCGTTGCGCCTGAGCGGATTGTCCAGGCACGAGAACGCTATCATCTGAGTGAGCAATACATCCTCTTTGTGAGTACGCTGCACGCGCGCAAGAATGTGAGCGCGCTGATCCGCGCTTTTGGGCGGCTGGCGTCGGAGCTACCGGACTTCCAGCTTGTGTTAGTCGGTGGCATCAGCGGAGCCTCTGCGGAAATTGTGCGTGACGCCGAGCAATCGCCTGCTGCCGCGCGCATTCGCATGACGGGAAGAGTAGCCGATGAAGACCTTCCGGCGCTCTATGCCGGGGCGCGGGTATTTGCCCTGCCATCCAAACATGAGGGCTTTGGCCTGACAATGATCGAGGCGATGGCCTGTGGGACGCCGGTGGTCGCCAACAATGCAAGCTGCCTGCCGGAAGTCGCCGGAGATGCGGCACTGCTGGTGGATGCCGATGATACCGAAGCGTTCGCGGCGGCGCTGCGTCGCGCGGTTGAAGATGAGCCGCTGAGGCGAGAGTTGGTCGCGCGTGGCTTCCAGCGGGCGGCGCAGTTCCGCCCGGAGGTATGCGCGGGGCAGATGCTCGCGGTCTATGAGCAGGTGGCAGGCCAGCGAGCGAAACAAGATCGCTCATTCACGCATCCATAA